In Bacteroidota bacterium, the genomic stretch GAATTTCTTCCGGTAGAGAATGTTGATGCCCCGGAAGGAGATAATGTATACACAGTTTCGGATAACAACGAAATATACGGATATGCATATCTGGGACAGGCCGACAGCCGGTCGGAGAAAATAGACTACTCAATTTTGTTCGACAAAAACTCAAATATAATTAAGGTAAATGTTATAAGATACAGAGAAAACTACGGTGGTGAAGTTGGCAGTAAAAGGTGGCTGAAACAATTTATAGGAAAAACAAATGGAGAAGATATGACCTTCAGAAATGATATCTCTGCAATTTCGGGAGCTACAATATCAGCCCGGTCAATGACTAAATCTATTGGAGAAGCATCTAAATTAGTTTCCTCCTTAAATGCTGATACAAATGAATAATAATTTCCAATTAAAAGGATTACTGTTGAAGTTTCCTCCACAGCTAAAAAAGCTCTTATTGTTTTTTGTTTCGGCTTTAATTTTTGGATTTGTAATGGGAATGGAAATAGTTTACGAAACCACAAACTTCAACTCTAAAGGCATAGAAGAAAATTTTCTGGGTAATGAAAACAATGAAGATGCAGAGACTCTGATCTTCAAAAAATCGCCACGCGAAATCAGAACTATGATACACAA encodes the following:
- a CDS encoding FMN-binding protein — its product is MNLLFKTFFLSVFIIVLSSFTLDNKADKKLRKDIENSFGISDIEFLPVENVDAPEGDNVYTVSDNNEIYGYAYLGQADSRSEKIDYSILFDKNSNIIKVNVIRYRENYGGEVGSKRWLKQFIGKTNGEDMTFRNDISAISGATISARSMTKSIGEASKLVSSLNADTNE